A genomic stretch from Halorhodospira halophila SL1 includes:
- the rpsS gene encoding 30S ribosomal protein S19, with amino-acid sequence MPRSTKKGPFIDHHLLKKVEEANANNSKRPIKTWSRRSVVMPDMVGLTIAIHNGRQHVPVLINENMVGHKLGEFAVTRSFRGHAADKKSKR; translated from the coding sequence GTGCCACGCTCGACCAAAAAAGGGCCGTTCATCGACCACCACCTGCTGAAAAAGGTGGAAGAGGCGAATGCCAACAACAGCAAGCGGCCGATCAAGACCTGGTCGCGCCGCTCGGTGGTGATGCCGGACATGGTCGGGCTCACCATCGCGATCCACAACGGGCGCCAGCATGTTCCCGTGCTGATCAACGAGAACATGGTTGGTCACAAGCTGGGCGAGTTTGCGGTGACGCGAAGCTTCCGCGGCCACGCCGCGGACAAGAAGTCGAAGAGATAA
- the rplB gene encoding 50S ribosomal protein L2 has product MALVKSKPTSPGRRFVVKTKDARLHQGGPYEPLVVQKSKTGGRNSNGRITTRHRGGGHKQRYRQIDFKRNKTGVPGKVERLEYDPNRSANIALVLYQDGERRYIIAPRGVEPGSPIQSGRDAAIKPGNALPLRNIPVGTQVHCVELKPGKGAQLARSAGAGVQVVARESGMATLRLRSGEMRRVPADCMATVGEVGNAEHSLRNLGKAGAKRHLGVRPTVRGVAMNPVDHPHGGGEGRTAGGRHPVSPWGMPTKGHKTRKNKRTDKYIVRRRKR; this is encoded by the coding sequence ATGGCACTAGTCAAGAGCAAGCCGACGTCTCCGGGCCGGCGTTTCGTCGTCAAGACGAAGGACGCCCGGCTGCACCAGGGTGGCCCCTACGAGCCGCTGGTGGTGCAGAAGAGCAAGACCGGCGGGCGCAACAGCAACGGTCGGATCACCACCCGTCATCGCGGGGGGGGCCACAAGCAGCGTTACCGCCAGATCGACTTCAAGCGGAACAAGACCGGTGTCCCGGGCAAGGTCGAGCGACTCGAATACGACCCGAATCGTTCGGCGAATATCGCTCTGGTCCTTTATCAAGACGGCGAGAGAAGGTATATTATCGCGCCTCGTGGCGTTGAACCCGGCTCGCCGATCCAGAGCGGGCGCGACGCCGCCATCAAGCCGGGCAACGCCCTGCCGCTGCGTAACATCCCGGTCGGTACGCAGGTGCACTGCGTCGAGCTCAAGCCCGGCAAGGGTGCGCAGCTCGCTCGCTCCGCCGGAGCCGGTGTGCAGGTCGTCGCCCGCGAGAGTGGCATGGCGACGCTGCGCCTTCGCTCCGGCGAGATGCGCCGTGTGCCCGCCGACTGCATGGCGACCGTAGGCGAAGTCGGCAACGCCGAGCACAGTCTGCGCAACCTCGGCAAGGCCGGGGCCAAGCGCCACCTGGGCGTGCGACCGACGGTCCGTGGTGTCGCCATGAACCCGGTTGATCACCCGCACGGCGGCGGCGAGGGCCGCACCGCAGGCGGGCGTCACCCGGTCTCGCCGTGGGGTATGCCCACCAAGGGGCATAAGACCCGCAAGAACAAGCGTACCGATAAGTACATCGTGCGCCGACGGAAGCGTTGA
- the rplW gene encoding 50S ribosomal protein L23: MNQERLYTVLRGPHISEKSTVIADGAGQVVFQVAPDANKKEIKAAVEKLFDVQVTGVRTVNAKGKRKRFGMIRGRRRDWKKAYVTLAEGQDIDFLGGE, translated from the coding sequence ATGAACCAGGAACGACTCTACACCGTGCTTCGTGGCCCGCACATCTCCGAGAAGAGCACGGTCATTGCCGACGGTGCTGGCCAGGTGGTCTTCCAGGTGGCGCCCGACGCCAACAAGAAGGAGATCAAGGCCGCCGTCGAAAAGCTGTTCGATGTGCAGGTCACCGGCGTGCGGACCGTTAACGCCAAAGGCAAGCGCAAGCGCTTCGGCATGATTCGCGGCCGGCGCCGGGATTGGAAGAAGGCATACGTCACCCTGGCCGAGGGGCAGGACATCGACTTCCTCGGCGGGGAGTAA
- the rplD gene encoding 50S ribosomal protein L4, with protein sequence MELKLSNEKGEAAGQLEVSDQAFDAPFRESLVHQVVTAHLAGARAGTKAQKTRSEVAGGGKKPWRQKGTGNARAGTIRSPLWRGGGQTFAAKPRDFSQKVNRKMYRGALRSILSELARQDRLVVVKQLTVDAPKTRELKARLEGLGVREGLIVVDEIDANLELAARNLPRLGVVDAAGVDPASLVGAERVVITESAIRRVEEWLS encoded by the coding sequence ATGGAGCTCAAGCTCAGTAACGAAAAGGGCGAAGCGGCAGGCCAGCTCGAGGTCTCGGACCAGGCCTTCGACGCGCCGTTCCGCGAATCGCTCGTCCACCAGGTGGTCACTGCCCACCTCGCCGGGGCGCGTGCCGGGACCAAGGCACAGAAGACCCGCAGCGAGGTGGCCGGCGGCGGCAAGAAGCCCTGGCGTCAAAAGGGCACGGGCAACGCCCGGGCCGGCACCATCCGCAGCCCGCTGTGGCGCGGTGGTGGCCAGACCTTCGCGGCCAAGCCGCGGGACTTCTCCCAGAAGGTCAACCGCAAGATGTATCGCGGCGCCTTGCGCTCGATCCTGTCCGAGCTGGCCCGCCAGGACCGCCTGGTGGTCGTCAAGCAGTTGACGGTCGACGCGCCCAAGACCCGCGAGCTCAAGGCGCGCCTGGAGGGGCTCGGCGTGCGCGAGGGCCTGATCGTGGTTGACGAGATCGACGCCAACCTCGAGCTGGCGGCCCGCAACCTGCCGCGTCTGGGCGTGGTCGACGCCGCCGGCGTCGATCCGGCGAGCCTGGTCGGCGCCGAGCGGGTGGTGATCACCGAGTCCGCCATCCGCCGTGTCGAGGAGTGGCTGTCATGA
- the rplC gene encoding 50S ribosomal protein L3: MAIGIVGRKRGMTRVFTEEGGSIPVTVVEADPNRVTQVKTEESDGYRAVQVTAGRRKPQRVRKPEAGHFARAGVEAGRGVWEFRLDKGQRASDEEMPETGGSIDVGGFEAGQKVDVTGTTKGRGFAGTVRRHNFRAQRNTHGNSKSHRVPGSIGQCQSPGRVFKGKKMAGQMGNRRATIQNLEVVRVDSERNLLLIRGAVPGAVGSDLIVRPASKA, translated from the coding sequence ATGGCAATTGGAATCGTCGGTCGCAAGCGCGGCATGACGCGTGTTTTTACCGAAGAAGGGGGCTCGATCCCGGTGACCGTCGTCGAGGCGGACCCGAATCGCGTCACCCAGGTGAAGACCGAGGAGAGTGACGGCTACCGCGCCGTGCAGGTGACCGCCGGCCGGCGCAAGCCGCAGCGCGTGCGCAAGCCTGAGGCCGGGCACTTCGCCCGGGCCGGGGTCGAGGCCGGCCGCGGCGTGTGGGAGTTCCGTCTGGACAAGGGCCAGCGGGCCAGTGACGAGGAGATGCCGGAGACCGGCGGCTCCATCGACGTGGGCGGCTTCGAGGCCGGCCAGAAGGTCGACGTCACCGGCACCACCAAGGGCCGGGGCTTTGCCGGTACGGTGCGCCGGCACAACTTCCGGGCGCAGCGCAACACCCACGGCAACTCGAAGTCCCACCGGGTCCCGGGCTCCATCGGTCAGTGCCAGAGCCCCGGGCGCGTTTTCAAGGGCAAGAAGATGGCCGGGCAGATGGGCAATCGACGCGCCACCATCCAGAACCTGGAGGTCGTGCGTGTGGATAGCGAGCGCAACCTGCTGCTCATCCGGGGCGCAGTCCCTGGGGCCGTCGGCAGCGACCTGATCGTCCGTCCGGCGAGCAAGGCGTAA
- the rpsJ gene encoding 30S ribosomal protein S10, with protein sequence MATAAATQNQRIRIRLKAFDHRLIDQSAREIVDTAKRTGAHVCGPIPLPVKKERFTVLTSPHVNKDARDQYEIRTHKRLMDIIDPTDKTVDALMKLDLAAGVDVQIKLY encoded by the coding sequence ATGGCGACCGCAGCGGCAACACAAAACCAGCGTATCCGGATCCGGCTGAAGGCGTTCGATCATCGACTGATCGATCAGTCCGCCCGGGAAATCGTGGATACCGCGAAGCGGACCGGGGCCCACGTCTGTGGCCCCATCCCGCTTCCGGTGAAGAAAGAGCGGTTCACCGTGCTGACCTCCCCGCACGTCAACAAGGACGCACGGGACCAGTACGAGATCCGCACCCACAAGCGGCTGATGGACATCATCGACCCGACGGACAAGACGGTCGACGCGCTGATGAAGCTCGACCTGGCCGCCGGTGTCGACGTCCAGATCAAGCTCTACTGA
- the tuf gene encoding elongation factor Tu, with the protein MSKEKFERKKPHINVGTIGHVDHGKTTLTAALTKVLAEAHGGDARAFDQIDNAPEERARGITIATAHVEYESESRHYAHVDCPGHADYVKNMITGAAQMDGSILVVSAADGPMPQTREHILLARQVGVPAIVVFLNKADMVDDAELLELVEMEVRELLSDYDFDGDNIPVVTGSALKALEGDDSEMGRPAIIKLVEAMDAHIPQPERPVDGDFLMPIEDVFSISGRGTVVTGRVERGVIKVGEEVEIVGITDTRKTTCTGVEMFRKLLDQGEAGDNIGALLRGIKRDDVERGQVLCKPKSITPHTHFEAEVYVLSKDEGGRHTPFFNGYRPQFYFRTTDVTGTVTLPEGTEMVMPGDNVKMTVQLIAPIAMEDGLRFAIREGGRTVGAGVVSKIIE; encoded by the coding sequence GTGTCCAAGGAAAAGTTTGAGCGTAAGAAGCCGCACATCAACGTCGGCACCATCGGTCACGTGGACCATGGCAAGACGACGCTGACTGCGGCCCTGACCAAGGTCCTGGCCGAGGCCCACGGCGGCGACGCCCGTGCGTTCGATCAGATCGACAACGCGCCGGAGGAGCGCGCCCGCGGCATCACGATTGCCACGGCGCACGTGGAGTACGAGTCGGAGTCCCGTCACTACGCCCACGTCGACTGCCCGGGTCACGCCGACTACGTCAAGAACATGATCACCGGCGCGGCGCAGATGGACGGCTCGATCCTGGTGGTCTCCGCCGCCGACGGCCCGATGCCGCAGACCCGCGAGCACATCCTGCTCGCCCGTCAGGTCGGCGTGCCGGCGATCGTGGTCTTCCTGAACAAGGCCGACATGGTCGACGACGCCGAGCTGCTCGAGCTCGTCGAGATGGAGGTCCGGGAGCTGCTCAGCGACTACGACTTCGACGGCGACAACATCCCGGTGGTCACCGGCTCGGCGCTCAAGGCGCTCGAGGGCGACGACTCGGAGATGGGGCGTCCGGCGATCATCAAGCTCGTCGAGGCGATGGACGCGCACATCCCGCAGCCGGAGCGTCCGGTGGACGGCGACTTCCTCATGCCCATTGAGGACGTCTTCTCCATCTCCGGCCGCGGCACGGTGGTGACCGGTCGTGTCGAGCGCGGTGTCATCAAGGTCGGCGAAGAGGTCGAGATCGTCGGCATCACCGACACGCGCAAGACGACCTGCACCGGCGTCGAGATGTTCCGCAAGCTGCTCGACCAGGGTGAGGCCGGTGATAACATCGGCGCGCTGCTGCGTGGCATCAAGCGCGACGACGTCGAGCGCGGCCAGGTGCTGTGCAAGCCGAAGTCGATCACGCCGCACACGCACTTCGAGGCCGAGGTCTACGTCCTGAGCAAGGACGAGGGTGGCCGGCACACGCCGTTCTTCAACGGCTACCGTCCGCAGTTCTACTTCCGGACGACGGACGTCACGGGTACGGTGACGCTGCCGGAGGGCACCGAGATGGTGATGCCGGGCGACAACGTCAAGATGACGGTTCAGCTGATCGCCCCGATCGCCATGGAGGACGGCCTGCGCTTCGCGATTCGCGAGGGTGGCCGCACCGTCGGCGCCGGCGTCGTCTCCAAGATCATCGAGTAA
- the fusA gene encoding elongation factor G: MARKTPIERYRNIGIAAHIDAGKTTTTERILFYTGVSHKMGETHDGAATMDWMSQEQERGITITSAATTCFWRGMDQQYPETRINIIDTPGHVDFTIEVERSLRVLDGAVAVFCAVGGVEPQSETVWRQANKYGVPRIAFVNKMDRAGADFSRVVGQIRDRLGSQAVPIQLPIGAEDNFQGVIDLLRMSAIYWDRDEQGMTYSETEIPEELKADAEAAREEMVEAAAEADEELMDKYLNEGELSHDDIKRGLRQRTLNTEIVLCMCGSAFKNKGVQTLLDAVIEFLPAPNEVPAIEGLLDDEETVVTRESTDDQPFAALAFKIANDPYVGNLTFFRVYSGVLSSGDAVFNPVKGKKERIGRLLQMHSNQREEIKEVRAGDIAAAVGLKDVTTGDTLCDPSNKVTLERMEFPEPVIAVAVEPKTRSDQEKMGQALGRLAQEDPSFRVRTDEESGQTIISGMGELHLDIIVDRLKREFKVEANVGAPQVAYRETIRKQIEQEGKFVRQSGGRGQYGHVHIRMKPQERGEGYSFESKIVGGVVPKEYIPSVDHGCREVMEEGVLAGYPVVDVGVELYDGSYHDVDSSEMAFKIAGSMAFREGFMKADPVLLEPVMKVEVVTPEEYMGDVVGDLNRRRGTVQKMEDIPNGKQIRAQVPLKEMFGYATDLRSNTQGRASYVMEFEEYHEAPASIADEVIKKAS; encoded by the coding sequence GTGGCACGCAAGACACCCATCGAGCGCTATCGGAACATCGGCATCGCCGCACATATCGATGCCGGCAAGACCACCACCACCGAGCGCATCCTGTTTTACACCGGTGTCTCGCACAAGATGGGTGAGACCCATGATGGTGCGGCGACCATGGACTGGATGTCCCAGGAGCAGGAGCGTGGCATCACCATCACGTCCGCCGCGACCACGTGCTTCTGGCGCGGTATGGACCAGCAGTACCCCGAGACCCGGATCAACATCATCGACACGCCGGGTCACGTGGACTTCACCATCGAGGTGGAGCGTTCGCTGCGGGTGCTCGACGGCGCGGTGGCCGTGTTCTGTGCCGTCGGTGGCGTCGAGCCCCAATCCGAGACGGTCTGGCGGCAGGCGAACAAGTACGGCGTGCCGCGGATCGCGTTCGTCAACAAGATGGACCGGGCGGGCGCGGACTTCTCCCGTGTGGTCGGCCAGATCCGCGATCGGCTTGGCTCCCAGGCGGTGCCGATCCAGCTGCCCATCGGCGCCGAAGACAACTTCCAGGGCGTCATCGACCTGCTGCGCATGTCCGCCATCTACTGGGACCGCGACGAGCAGGGCATGACCTACTCCGAGACGGAGATCCCGGAGGAGCTCAAGGCCGACGCCGAGGCCGCCCGCGAGGAGATGGTCGAGGCTGCCGCCGAGGCGGACGAAGAGCTCATGGACAAGTACCTCAACGAGGGTGAGCTCTCCCACGACGACATCAAGCGCGGTCTGCGTCAGCGCACCCTGAACACCGAGATCGTGCTGTGCATGTGCGGCTCGGCGTTCAAGAACAAGGGCGTGCAGACGCTGCTCGATGCCGTCATCGAGTTCCTGCCGGCGCCCAACGAGGTCCCGGCCATCGAGGGTCTGCTCGACGACGAAGAGACCGTGGTCACCCGCGAGTCCACCGACGATCAGCCCTTCGCGGCGCTGGCGTTCAAGATCGCCAACGACCCGTACGTCGGCAACCTGACGTTCTTCCGCGTCTACTCCGGCGTGCTCAGCTCCGGCGACGCCGTGTTCAACCCGGTCAAGGGGAAGAAGGAGCGCATCGGCCGTCTGTTGCAGATGCACTCCAACCAGCGTGAGGAGATCAAAGAGGTCCGCGCCGGCGACATCGCCGCAGCCGTTGGCCTCAAGGATGTCACCACCGGCGACACCCTGTGCGACCCGAGCAACAAGGTCACCCTCGAGCGCATGGAGTTCCCCGAGCCGGTGATCGCGGTCGCCGTCGAGCCGAAGACGCGCAGTGACCAGGAGAAGATGGGTCAGGCCCTCGGGCGGTTGGCGCAGGAGGACCCGTCCTTCCGCGTGCGCACCGACGAGGAGTCCGGGCAGACCATCATCTCCGGCATGGGCGAGCTGCACCTGGACATCATCGTCGATCGCCTCAAGCGGGAGTTCAAGGTCGAGGCCAACGTGGGTGCGCCCCAGGTGGCCTACCGGGAGACCATCCGCAAGCAGATCGAGCAGGAAGGCAAGTTCGTGCGTCAGTCCGGCGGCCGCGGGCAGTACGGCCACGTACATATCCGCATGAAGCCGCAGGAGCGGGGCGAAGGCTACAGCTTCGAGAGCAAGATCGTCGGCGGTGTCGTGCCCAAGGAGTACATCCCGTCGGTGGACCACGGCTGCCGCGAGGTCATGGAGGAGGGCGTCCTCGCCGGTTACCCGGTGGTCGACGTGGGCGTCGAGCTCTACGACGGCTCCTACCACGACGTCGACTCCTCGGAGATGGCGTTCAAGATCGCCGGCTCCATGGCCTTCCGTGAGGGCTTCATGAAGGCCGATCCGGTGCTCCTGGAGCCGGTCATGAAGGTCGAAGTGGTCACGCCCGAGGAGTACATGGGCGACGTGGTTGGCGACCTGAACCGTCGGCGTGGCACTGTGCAGAAGATGGAAGACATCCCCAACGGCAAGCAGATCCGTGCTCAGGTGCCGCTGAAGGAGATGTTCGGGTACGCGACGGACCTGCGCTCCAACACCCAGGGGCGAGCCTCCTACGTGATGGAGTTCGAGGAGTATCACGAGGCGCCGGCGAGCATCGCCGATGAAGTGATCAAGAAGGCGTCGTAA
- the rpsG gene encoding 30S ribosomal protein S7 has translation MPRRREVPKRKVLPDPKYGSEVLTKFVNMVMSDGKRSVAERILYGALERIGSKHDDPIEVMETALENVKPRVEVKSRRVGGATYQVPVEVRPERRQTLAMRWLLEAARKRGEKTMAARMANEMLEAAESRGTAVKKREDTHRMAEANKAFSHYRW, from the coding sequence ATGCCTAGGAGACGAGAAGTACCCAAGCGCAAGGTCCTACCCGATCCCAAGTACGGGAGTGAGGTCCTGACCAAGTTCGTCAACATGGTCATGAGCGACGGCAAGCGCTCGGTGGCCGAGCGGATCCTGTACGGCGCCCTGGAGCGCATCGGGTCCAAGCACGACGATCCGATCGAGGTCATGGAGACCGCGCTCGAGAACGTCAAGCCGCGGGTCGAGGTCAAGTCCCGGCGCGTGGGCGGCGCCACCTACCAGGTTCCGGTCGAGGTCCGCCCGGAGCGGCGCCAGACCCTCGCCATGCGCTGGCTGCTCGAGGCGGCCCGCAAGCGCGGCGAGAAGACCATGGCCGCGCGCATGGCCAACGAGATGCTAGAGGCGGCGGAGAGTCGCGGGACGGCGGTCAAGAAGCGTGAAGACACGCACCGCATGGCCGAGGCCAACAAGGCCTTCTCGCACTACCGCTGGTAA
- the rpsL gene encoding 30S ribosomal protein S12 — protein MATVNQLVRKGRTKRTAKSSVPALEACPQKRGVCTRVYTTTPKKPNSALRKVARVRLTNSYEVASYIGGEGHNLQEHSVVLIRGGRVKDLPGVRYHVVRGAADTAGVDKRRQGRSKYGAKRPKKK, from the coding sequence ATGGCGACAGTGAACCAGTTGGTGCGCAAAGGTCGCACCAAGCGCACCGCGAAGAGCAGTGTGCCGGCGCTGGAGGCGTGCCCTCAGAAGCGCGGCGTATGCACTCGCGTCTACACCACCACGCCGAAGAAGCCGAACTCCGCTCTGCGTAAGGTGGCGCGTGTGCGTCTGACCAACAGTTACGAGGTGGCCTCCTACATCGGTGGTGAGGGACACAACCTCCAGGAGCACTCGGTCGTCCTCATTCGTGGCGGGCGTGTCAAGGACCTGCCTGGTGTGCGCTACCACGTCGTCCGCGGTGCTGCGGATACGGCGGGTGTCGACAAGCGCCGGCAGGGTCGTTCCAAGTACGGCGCCAAGCGCCCGAAGAAGAAGTAA